The following DNA comes from Candidatus Omnitrophota bacterium.
GAGACCTCCTGTTTTGGCCCGACCCGTAATCCCTGGAATTTAAAAACTATTCCCGGCGGATCAAGCGGAGGTTCGGCAGCTGCTGTCAGCGCTGATCAGGCCATCTTGGCAATCGGTTCAGATACCGGCGGCTCGATCAGACAGCCTGCTGCAATGTGCGGAGTGGTAGGCTTAAAGCCTACCTATGGCCGCGTTTCCCGTTTTGGCCTGATTGCTTTTGCCTCTAGCCTTGACCAGATCGGTGTGATTACAAAAGACGTAGAGGATGCTGCCTTGCTTTTAAATATGATCGCCGGACATGATCCTTGTGATTCCACATCTGTTGATTTAGCTGTTCCCGATTATACTCAGGTGCTCCGGGCCGGTGTTAAAGGATTAAAGATAGGCATACCTAAAGAATACTTTGGCCGGGGCATTGACCGGGAGGTGGAAGATTCAGTGCGCAACGCGATTAAAAAGTTATCTGATTTAGGGGCTGAATGCCGGGAGGTAAGCCTGCCCCACACTGAATTTGCGGTCAGCGTATATTACATCCTGGCGCCTGCCGAGGCCTCATCGAATCTTGCCCGATACGACGGCATCCAGTATGGTTATCGGGCAAAAGAAGAAAACCTGCTTGATACCTATTTCGATACCAGAAAACAAGGGTTTGGCCGGGAGGTCAAACGGAGGGTGATATTAGGGACTTATGCCTTAAGCAGCGGGTATTACGAGGCATATTATATTAAGGCCCAGAAGGTTCGCACCCTGCTCAAGAAAGATTTTGACAAGGTTTTTTCCCGCTATGATTTGATTTTAACCCCTACCTCTCCGACGCCTGCGTTCAATATCGGAGAAAAAATCAATGACCCTCTCAAGATGTATCTTTCAGACATACTTACTATTCCGGTTAATCTGGCTGGACTGCCGGCGGTATCGATTCCCTGCGGTTTTACTGCTTCAGGATTGCCGATCGGTCTTCAGATTATAGCTAAACCATTTAACGAAGAAGCTATTTTTAAATGCGCTTACGCGTTTGAGCAGAACACTGGCTATCACCTGAAAAAACCGGAAATAGAACACAAGTGAGCTTTGAGCTCAAAGCTCAAAGCTCAAAGCTCAAAAGGAGTTGAAAGCAACCAGTGAAGTACGAAGCGAATATCGGCTTAGAGGTGCATGTTCAGCTTTCCACGAAAAGCAAGATATTTTGCGGATGCAGCACCCGGTTTGGAGCCCGGCCCAATAGCCAGACCTGTCCGGTTTGCCTGGGACTGCCCGGGTCTTTGCCTGTTTTAAATAAAGAAGTGCTTAACAGGGCTGTTAAAGTTGCCTTGGCTTTAAACTGCAAGATAGCCGGTAAGCTTAAGTTTGACCGCAAAAATTATTTTTATCCGGATCTGCCTAAAAACTATCAGATTTCCCAATTTGGCGAACCCCTTTCTTATCAGGGTTATCTGGAAGTCGCCGGCAGACGGATAGGAATTGTCAGGGTTCATTTGGAAGAGGACGCCGGCAAGCTCGTGCATCCGGAATTATCCGTTAAGACGAGCCTGGTTGATTTTAATCGCGCAGGTATACCTTTACTGGAAATCGTAAGCACTCCTGAGATATCTTCTCCAGAGGAGGCTTACCGGTATCTTTCATTGTTAAAATCAATTTTAGGTTATTTAGAGATAAGCGATTGCAATATGGAGAAAGGCAGTCTTCGCTGTGATGCCAATGTCTCGATCAGGCCTCAGGGCACGGCCTCTTTAGGCGCGAAGGTAGAAATAAAGAATATGAATTCATTCAAAGGGGTTAAAGACGCGCTAAGTTATGAACTTTCCCGCCAGGAGAAAATGCTTGCTGGAGGAGAAAGGATAATTCAGGAAACCAGGTTATGGGATGCGGCAGAAGGCGTTACCAAATCTATGCGCAGTAAAGAAGAAGCCCATGATTACCGTTATTTTCCCGAGCCGGATCTGGTGCCGTTTGTAATTGAACCGGCTGAGATTGAAGCGATAAAAGACCAGCTTCCCGAACTTCCCGGAAGCAAAAAAGAACGCTTTAAAAAAGATTATTTTCTTTCCGATTATGACGCCGGGGTATTGATTTCCAGTAAGGATTTAGCGGATTATTTTGAGGAATGCGTTAAATCGTATAACAATCCCAAGCAGATCAGCAACTGGATTACCGGTGAGGTGCTGGCCCAATTGAATTTGAGACACGTGAGGATAAAAGAACTTGGCCTTTTAGCTTCCCATTTAGCCGAATTGATCAAGATGGTGGATTCCGAAGAGATTAATATTAAGATGGCTAAGCAGATATTGCCGGAATTAATCGAAAAGAAGTCCTCTCCCGCTGAAATAGTAAAAAACAGGGGTTTGGTCCAGGTCTCGAGCAAGGATCAGTTGGCCGGGATAATAGATAAAGCAATAGAAGATAACCCGGGATCGGTTAAAGATTACCAGGGTGGCAAAGTCAGGGCCCTGGAATTTTTAGTAGGCCGGGTAATGAGGCAGACAAAGGGGATGGCCAATCCCCGGATGGTAAACGAGATATTAAAAGAGCGGCTTAAAAATAGCTAAACTGATAAATAGCTAAATTGCTAAACTGTTAAACTGATAAATTGCTAGATATACTGCTAAATTGCTAAACCAGTATAGCAATTTAGCAATTTAACCATTTAACAATTTAGCCATTTAGCCATTTAACAATATAACCATTTAACAATTTATCTATAATGGAGGCAATAATGATTAGAAAAAAAATAGTTATTTACGTAGCGGTATTTGCTTTTGTCATGAATCTTGCCTGGCCGGTAATGGCTGCAGAGAAAGAAACATCGATTTACGACCAACTGCCGATTTTTGCCGATGCCATAAGCATAATCCAAACCGATTATGTAGAAGAGGTAGGTGCCCGGGACATAATCTACGGTGCGCTTCAAGGCATGCTTTCTTCCCTTGATAAACACAGCCAATTCCTGAACCCGGATACTTACAGAGAAATGAAAGTTGAAACCAAGGGTGAATTCGGGGGATTAGGTATTGTTATTACTATCAGGGACAGCCTGTTGACTATTATTTCTCCGATCGAGGATACGCCGGCTTATAAGGCCGGGGTGGAATCCGGGGATAAAATCATCAAGATCAATAATGAATCGACAAAGGACATTACCCTGATGGAAGCGGTTAAAAAAATGAGGGGAAAGCCGGGGACAGATTGCACCCTGACTATCTTAAGAGAGCCTGAACAGAAATTATTAGAGTTCCCGATTACCAGGGCTGTAATAAAGATAAAAAGCGTAAAAGATGTTAGGCTGGTCGAGGGGCGGACAGGTTATATTAAACTTATTGAATTTCAAGAAAAGACCCCCCGGGATTTGGAGCAGGCCCTGGATAATTTAGAAAAACAAGGCATGGACAGGTTAATTTTGGATTTAAGAAATAATCCCGGCGGGCTTTTGGATGTGGCGGTCAAGGTAGCGGATAAATTTATCTCTAGCGGCAAGCCGATTGTTTCTACCCGCGGCCGGAGGGACAGCCAGAATATGAAATTCAGAGCCAGCGCCAGGTTTACTCACCCCGGTTATCCCTTGATTGTTCTGGTAAATAAAGGTAGTGCCAGTGGTTCTGAAATTGTGGCTGGCGCAATCCAGGATCATAAGCGGGGCGTGCTGTTGGGGGAGAAAACATTTGGCAAGGGTTCGGTTCAGACAGTAATTCCGTTAAGCGACGGCTCGGCTTTGAGGTTAACTACTGCAAAATATTTTACTCCCAGTGGAATTTGTATTCACGATATCGGTATTACTCCCGATGTAGTCGTAGAGCCAGAATCTCGGGAAGAGGACGAAGAAGAACCGACCGTGGAGCAAGTAGCTGAGGAAATATCCGGGCTTACTGAGCCTAAAGACCCGGCTGATGATCGACAGTTGTCGCAAGCGATCGAACTGATTAAAAACATGTGATGCTGGAAGCTCGTTTAACGTTGTCGATGCTGGTGTCGAAACTGGAAGCTGGAAACTGGAAGCTGGATAATTTAGGATTAAACCCCGAGCTTCCAGCTTCCAAGACGAGCATCGATACGAGCATCGACAACCATAAACCAGTTTTGAAAGTTACGAAAAAATGTTAGTGCTGGGCATAGATACCTCCTGCGACGAAACAGCTGTTTCCATAGTAGAAAACAGCAGAAAGGTTCTTTCCAGCGTTGTCTTTTCCAGCCTTAAACTGCATAAAAAATTTGGCGGGGTTGTTCCGGAGATAGCATCCCGGGCTCACCTGGAAAAAGTGATTTATGTCATTCATCAGGCCCTGGAGCAGGCCGAAGCCGGGCTTGAAGACATCGGTTTAATCGCGGTTACCTATGGCCCTGGTCTGGTCGGCAGCCTGCTGGTGGGGATTTCTGTTGCTAAAAGTTTTTCCCTCAGCCATAAGTTACAGCTTGTCGGGATTAATCATTTAGAAGCCCATTTAGAGGCCAATTTTATCGGCAAGAGAATTCCCCGCTCCCCGTTTATCGGCTTGGTGGTTTCCGGAGGCCATACCAGTTTGGTTTATAACAGGAAGGGAAGGTATCAGCTTTTGGGCCGGACTCGCGATGACGCTGCCGGAGAGGCATTTGATAAAGTGGCCAGGATATTAGGCCTGGGTTATCCCGGAGGGCCGGTCATTGAGCGTCTCTCAAGGAAAGGCGATCCGCAAAAGATAAAATTTCCCCGCTGTTTTTTAAAAAAGGATTCTCTGGATTTTAGTTTTAGCGGAATAAAAACATCTGTGTTATACTACGTAAGAGATCATGTTGATCGTAGCGCATTGTGTGTTGTGCGTCGTGCGTCAGGAAAAATAAAGCGGGATTTTGAAGAAAAGCGGAATTTTAAAACATTAGAACGCACGACGCACGACGCACAGCGCACAGCGCAGATAGCGGATATCGCTGCCGGTTTTCAAGAGGCAGTGGTAGATACCCTGACCGCTAAAGCAATTTCTGCCTGCAAAACGAAAAGGGTTGATAAGATGGCGGTCGGCGGGGGCGTGGCAGCTAATCTTAGATTCAGAAAAAAACTGACTGCTGAAGCAGATAAATCAGGCATAAAAATCTGTTGGCCGGAGAAGGAATTTTGCACGGATAATGCGGCGATGGTGGCCAGCTTAGGATACAGGCAATATAAAAAAGGAAAAAGGTTTGATTTGAGCCTAACAGCAATGCCAAGCCTGGAATTTGGAGGGGGATAAAATGTTGACGGATGGTCAGATTATGCTGCGGTTGGTTATAGCGGCTGTCTTAAGCGGATTGGTGGGATTTGAGCGGGAGATACATGGCCGGGCCGCTGGTTTTAGGACGCATATCCTGGTTTGCGTGGGTGCCGCGCTTATTACGATGGTTTCTATATATATCGCCGAGATTTATCAGGGAATAGCTCAGGTAGATCCGGCCAGGATTGCCGCCCAGATAGTTACCGGGGTCGGGTTCCTGGG
Coding sequences within:
- the gatA gene encoding Asp-tRNA(Asn)/Glu-tRNA(Gln) amidotransferase subunit GatA yields the protein MGLNELTAHEMLAKIKKKEICSHEVVKDIFKQIECFEKDINAYVFLDKQASLNQAKARPAGIPVAVKDNICTKGKPTTCGSKILSGFRPPYNAGVIQKLEASKAVFIGKTNMDEFAFGSSTETSCFGPTRNPWNLKTIPGGSSGGSAAAVSADQAILAIGSDTGGSIRQPAAMCGVVGLKPTYGRVSRFGLIAFASSLDQIGVITKDVEDAALLLNMIAGHDPCDSTSVDLAVPDYTQVLRAGVKGLKIGIPKEYFGRGIDREVEDSVRNAIKKLSDLGAECREVSLPHTEFAVSVYYILAPAEASSNLARYDGIQYGYRAKEENLLDTYFDTRKQGFGREVKRRVILGTYALSSGYYEAYYIKAQKVRTLLKKDFDKVFSRYDLILTPTSPTPAFNIGEKINDPLKMYLSDILTIPVNLAGLPAVSIPCGFTASGLPIGLQIIAKPFNEEAIFKCAYAFEQNTGYHLKKPEIEHK
- the gatB gene encoding Asp-tRNA(Asn)/Glu-tRNA(Gln) amidotransferase subunit GatB is translated as MKYEANIGLEVHVQLSTKSKIFCGCSTRFGARPNSQTCPVCLGLPGSLPVLNKEVLNRAVKVALALNCKIAGKLKFDRKNYFYPDLPKNYQISQFGEPLSYQGYLEVAGRRIGIVRVHLEEDAGKLVHPELSVKTSLVDFNRAGIPLLEIVSTPEISSPEEAYRYLSLLKSILGYLEISDCNMEKGSLRCDANVSIRPQGTASLGAKVEIKNMNSFKGVKDALSYELSRQEKMLAGGERIIQETRLWDAAEGVTKSMRSKEEAHDYRYFPEPDLVPFVIEPAEIEAIKDQLPELPGSKKERFKKDYFLSDYDAGVLISSKDLADYFEECVKSYNNPKQISNWITGEVLAQLNLRHVRIKELGLLASHLAELIKMVDSEEINIKMAKQILPELIEKKSSPAEIVKNRGLVQVSSKDQLAGIIDKAIEDNPGSVKDYQGGKVRALEFLVGRVMRQTKGMANPRMVNEILKERLKNS
- a CDS encoding S41 family peptidase, whose product is MIRKKIVIYVAVFAFVMNLAWPVMAAEKETSIYDQLPIFADAISIIQTDYVEEVGARDIIYGALQGMLSSLDKHSQFLNPDTYREMKVETKGEFGGLGIVITIRDSLLTIISPIEDTPAYKAGVESGDKIIKINNESTKDITLMEAVKKMRGKPGTDCTLTILREPEQKLLEFPITRAVIKIKSVKDVRLVEGRTGYIKLIEFQEKTPRDLEQALDNLEKQGMDRLILDLRNNPGGLLDVAVKVADKFISSGKPIVSTRGRRDSQNMKFRASARFTHPGYPLIVLVNKGSASGSEIVAGAIQDHKRGVLLGEKTFGKGSVQTVIPLSDGSALRLTTAKYFTPSGICIHDIGITPDVVVEPESREEDEEEPTVEQVAEEISGLTEPKDPADDRQLSQAIELIKNM
- the tsaD gene encoding tRNA (adenosine(37)-N6)-threonylcarbamoyltransferase complex transferase subunit TsaD, which produces MLVLGIDTSCDETAVSIVENSRKVLSSVVFSSLKLHKKFGGVVPEIASRAHLEKVIYVIHQALEQAEAGLEDIGLIAVTYGPGLVGSLLVGISVAKSFSLSHKLQLVGINHLEAHLEANFIGKRIPRSPFIGLVVSGGHTSLVYNRKGRYQLLGRTRDDAAGEAFDKVARILGLGYPGGPVIERLSRKGDPQKIKFPRCFLKKDSLDFSFSGIKTSVLYYVRDHVDRSALCVVRRASGKIKRDFEEKRNFKTLERTTHDAQRTAQIADIAAGFQEAVVDTLTAKAISACKTKRVDKMAVGGGVAANLRFRKKLTAEADKSGIKICWPEKEFCTDNAAMVASLGYRQYKKGKRFDLSLTAMPSLEFGGG
- a CDS encoding MgtC/SapB family protein: MLTDGQIMLRLVIAAVLSGLVGFEREIHGRAAGFRTHILVCVGAALITMVSIYIAEIYQGIAQVDPARIAAQIVTGVGFLGAGTILRFKASVRGLTTAASLWTVAGIGLALGCGFYQGAMGTTAIVLITLLFFGRMERKILKK